A single window of Euwallacea similis isolate ESF13 chromosome 25, ESF131.1, whole genome shotgun sequence DNA harbors:
- the LOC136416924 gene encoding facilitated trehalose transporter Tret1-like, with translation MSEKVSIIVNAHSRPPGMVLMEEKIRKPEQRRNQYIGGIAASLNGFCAGTVLAWTSPAMQHILQPPLGNNTAIPNQSLPSPSFTISTLEEAAVGATLMFGATLAAIPSGICADLFGRKIALLLIGLLYLSNYILIACATNLLVLLIARLFARVALGSSCVVAPMYIAEITEESLRGTLGSSFSLMLTLGILYTNVIGVVTEWLGLAIALALTSGAAALSILFLPETPLYLIAEERFGKARKSLMFYRGDEDQVSEELTELQKHLREHQMGSSIWDLFTKKCYRKPLIAILGVFIYQQFCGINAVVFNLMPIFSAANISPWVAAIVPNLLTIFVGASKSKILKV, from the exons ATGAGTGAGAAAGTTTCGATTATTGTTAACGCCCACAGCAGGCCTCCTGGAATGGTACTGATGgaggaaaaaattagaaaacccGAGCAAAGGAGAAACCAGTACATTGGAGGAATTGCCG CGTCACTTAATGGCTTCTGTGCAGGTACAGTACTAGCCTGGACCTCCCCAGCAATGCAACACATCCTACAACCTCCTTTAGGTAACAACACCGCCATCCCCAATCAATCACTACCTTCACCAAGCTTCACGATCTCTACTCTTGAAGAAGCAGCAGTGGGAGCCACTCTCATGTTCGGAGCCACCCTGGCTGCAATACCCTCAGGAATATGCGCCGATCTTTTTGGCAGAAAAATCGCTCTTCTCCTCATTGGACTTCTATATTTGAGCAATTACATCTTAATAGCTTGCGCTACAAATCTGTTGGTGTTACTAATCGCACGATTGTTTGCCAGAGTGGCCTTAGGGAGTAGCTGTGTGGTGGCTCCCATGTATATCGCAGAGATCACTGAAGAATCTCTTAGAGGCACCCTGGGCTCTTCATTCAGCCTCATGCTAACTCTAGGCATTCTGTACACCAACGTTATAGGAGTCGTTACTGAGTGGTTAGGACTGGCCATTGCTTTGGCTCTGACAAGTGGAGCTGCAGCATTATCCATCTTGTTCCTCCCCGAGACGCCTCTGTACCTGATAGCAGAAGAACGATTCGGCAAAGCTAGAAAATCGTTGATGTTTTATCGAGGAGATGAAGATCAAGTTTCTGAAGAGCTTACTGAACTGCAGAAGCATTTGCGCGAGCATCAAATGGGATCCTCAATTTGGGATTTATTTACCAAGAAGTGTTACAGAAAACCTTTGATCGCAATCTTGGGGGTGTTTATTTATCAGCAGTTTTGCGGTATAAACGCggttgttttcaatttaatgcCCATATTTAGTGCCGCCAACATCAGTCCATGGGTTGCAGCCATTGTCCCCAACCTACTGACCATTTTCGTGGGAGCATCAAAATCgaagattttaaaagtttga